The Listeria cossartiae subsp. cossartiae genome includes the window TTAATTTCACGATCAAGTCCGTAACAAAGATTGTCGCGAATCGTTCCAGAAAGCATCGCGCTTTCCTGCGAAACATAGCCAATTTGCGTGCGCCATGAGTTAATAGAAATCTCCGAAAGTGGGATATCACCAACTAAAATTTCGCCAGTTTTCGGTTGATAGAAACGTTCTAAAATCGCGAACAAGGTCGATTTACCTCCGCCACTAGGGCCGGCGAATGCGATAACTTCGCCAGGTTTCGTATCAAAAGAAACATCTTTTAAAATCGGCTCGCCTTCATTATAAGAGAAGGAAATATCCGTTGCGCGAATCGTTTTTCCGCTGACGTCGACTTTTTTACCAGCGTCGAAATCTTCTTCAGTTTCATTCAAAATTTCCGCAATTCGTTCTGTCGCGCCTTTTGCTTTTTGAAGTTGTGCGAAGAAAGTAGCAAAAGAAGTTACAGGAACGATAATTTGGAACAGATAGAGCAGGAATGCGATTAACGTACCAGTAGTCATGGTTCCAGCCGAAACGCGAATGCCGCCATAACCAATGATACCAACGATAACGCCCATGACAACGAAGAAAATTAGCGGTCCAAGCACAGCGACAACTTTCGCCTCACGGATACCAAAACCGAATAAACGATTGATACCTTGGTGACCAGCTTCTGTTTCTAGTGTTTCTGCATTCGAAGCTTTCACGAGTCTAGCTTCGGAAAGGGTTTGGCTAATCGAGCCAGTAAAGTCAGCTGTTTCATTTTGAAGTCCTTTAGAGATTTTAAACATTTTTTGACCAAGTGGCGCAACAACTAGCGCAGTAATCGGAACAGCTATTAAAATAATCAGCGTCATTTTCCAATCCATGAAGAACAAGATAATAATCGCACCGACGACAGAAATAATCCCAGTGACAAATTGCGGGAAGTGATCGGCAATCAGCTCCTTAACGACCACCGTATCACTCACCATGCGGCTAACCATTTCACCCGTTTTCGTATTATCAAAATAAGAAACGGGCAAATGCACAATTTTTCTCCATAAACGTTCGCGAATCGTCGCAACGACTTTTTGCCCCATGTAATTAAGCAAGAAAATCGAGAAACCATTTGTTATTGCCTGAAGCACAAACGCCAGGACTATTAAAGCAATCATTTTTCCATCTAGTGAAGCTATTGAAAAGCCGTCAATTAAGTTTTTCGTGAAAAGCGGGACAACAAGACCGGCAACTGTAGTTATCACACTAGCAAATAAAGCGCAGAAAATAATCCAATTTGCAGGTTTGGCGCTGATAAGCAACTGGGAAAATTTTCGCCAACTATATTTTTTCTGATCCATTCATTTCACCCTTTCTAAGTAGGTCGTCGATAAATTACTTACTTTCTAAGTATAATCAATTTATCGAAAAATAAACCAGTCTAAAGTGGTAATTATTGGATTAATCTCTAAAATTGAATATTTATCAAAAGTAACAAAAAGTTCGAATTTATGTCAAAATAGCAATTTAAAAAGAGATAAAAATTAAGTATTGTGATGATAGTTGTAAAATAGTTATCTTTAATTAGCTTTTTGGCTTTTTATGCAGGGCTACGAGCGGGATTTCGGATATAGTCTATATGATATAATGACGATGAGTTTTTTCAATATAATATAGCAAAGGAGAGAATATGCTATTCTTAAAAGAGCTTGAATCCAATCTAACGGTTAGCAAATTAATGGAGTTGTGCTTTGAACATCCAAATTACAAAGACTACTGCTCGGTTATCAGCACCAAGAAGGGTGAGGTTCTAGAAAGTTTAAGTCCAGCTGGGACAAAAGTTTATTTTGTTCTAAGTGGCATATACGGGATGATTGTAGAGAAAGATGCAGAAATGGAAGAAGAAAGCTGTAAAGAATGCATTGTTCGTTTCTTACAAAAAGGAGATAGTTTTGGACTGTATC containing:
- a CDS encoding ABC transporter ATP-binding protein; this encodes MDQKKYSWRKFSQLLISAKPANWIIFCALFASVITTVAGLVVPLFTKNLIDGFSIASLDGKMIALIVLAFVLQAITNGFSIFLLNYMGQKVVATIRERLWRKIVHLPVSYFDNTKTGEMVSRMVSDTVVVKELIADHFPQFVTGIISVVGAIIILFFMDWKMTLIILIAVPITALVVAPLGQKMFKISKGLQNETADFTGSISQTLSEARLVKASNAETLETEAGHQGINRLFGFGIREAKVVAVLGPLIFFVVMGVIVGIIGYGGIRVSAGTMTTGTLIAFLLYLFQIIVPVTSFATFFAQLQKAKGATERIAEILNETEEDFDAGKKVDVSGKTIRATDISFSYNEGEPILKDVSFDTKPGEVIAFAGPSGGGKSTLFAILERFYQPKTGEILVGDIPLSEISINSWRTQIGYVSQESAMLSGTIRDNLCYGLDREINEDELWNVAKLAYADGFISELPDKMATEVGERGVKLSGGQRQRIAIARAFLRNPNILMLDEATASLDSQSEQIVQQALANLMEGRTTFVIAHRLSTIVNADQILFIENGEITGRGTHSELVASHPLYASFAEQQLK